Sequence from the [Chlorobium] sp. 445 genome:
CTCAGGGACAGCTGTGGAGAGAATTAAGAGCTGAAAGTTCGTGTAAAAAAATTGAGCAACCGCAACCAGCCAGTATTTCCAGGATGTTCCAAGCAGTTGAAAGACACGATGTGTATGCAGTTTTGGTGAATGTGAGGGAGCTATGATCATTGAGGCAACGAGCCATGTTGCAGCCGTGGATAGCACATTCAAGCCAACAAAAACGACTAAATCAGAACCTAAGGGCATTTTTGGCAAAAAAGTTGAGTAGATGAGCGCAGTCAAGAGAGAGCTGATTGCCGTAATGAGATTTAGTGTGCGCAGTTTCCCCAAGCCTTGAAAAAAATAGACAAGATTGAGTGCGTTGCATAACAACAAAACTGCACCAAGTTGCCACACTGCCCACTGTTCTGCCGAGACAAGCAAGCGTGTGATAATCACCCAAAGTAAGGCAAGAAGTAGGGCAATAGACAAACGAAATCTTGCCACAGCAGTCAGTAAATTGCGCGACTGAGCAGGATGTTGTGCAATTTCACGCGAGACAATAGGGTCGAGTCCGCCGTGAAATAAAAGTGAGACCTGCATTGCCCAAGTTATGATGATGCCAGAGACACCGAAGTTTGAAGCGCCGACACACTGTGCAGCAAACGCACTTGCCACAAAACTCACTGCTCTCGAAGAGATATTCAACAGCGAAATACTGACGCCCTCTCGCATCAAAGATGATGAGCCTAAGTGAGCAGCCTTTTGCATGAGTAATGCCAGACACTTTTTACACGTCTCAATCACGCTTTCTATAAAGTTAAAGTGAGCCCTATCTTAAGAGGAGATTATTTTTGGAACACAATGACAAGTGTGTGACCAAGCAATGGCTCAGCTGCTAATTCCTTTTGATTCATGGCAGAAAGAAAATTGGAGAATTTGACGATGAGACGCGTCGAAAACCGCAGGTCTACAGCGCAGCGATAGCTTGGGGCAAAACGGGCTCTCAAGCGGTCAAAAAACATTGCTTCTCTATACCATTGCCAATGGACATGTGGCAATGGCTCAAACGCCACAGCACACACTTTCAACTTAAATTGATAGCCAATGTGTCTCAGCGCTGCTTCATTCCAGCGCGTAACATGATGCGGTGGAACATTGTAAATGTGATTAAGAGTCTTCCCAATAAATCCATCATCATTTGGAACTGAGAGAATCAAGTATCCATTGGCTGAGAGCAGCGCCAACATTTTTTCAAGGAAGGCTTTTGCATCTGCAACATGTTCCAGCACCTGAAAAGCACAGACCACATCAAATGCGGAGTATTGACGTTCAACCATTTGCTCGAGCATGATATTTTCCACGTTTATTCCTGCAGCCTGCGCTGCCACGACCGCCGCGGGGTTTGTTTCTATGCCAAGATAATCGGGATGCTTGGAAGACAAAAATTTTGCAAATGCACCATCACCGCAGCCGACTTCTAAGACACGTGCAAAAGGCTTGATAAAATCAGCAGCAAGTGCAAATTCAAATTTGTGTTCCTCATAATAATTTCCTTTCAACTGCAATTGCTGATAAAATAAAGCCGAGCCACAGACTGCAGGATAAAAAAACTTCACGCAGGAGTGCGGAGCATAGTAAAACCCAAACTCCGCAATGCCCTCAAACTCCGATGAGACATCAAGCCCGATGCGTCGGTACAGTTTTATGACATCTAACGACGCAATCCGTTGTAGCAATTCCACCTTCGTGCTATAAGTTAGCGGACAGCGCGGCACAGTTGTAGCACTCATCTGACATTGCGTTGAAACATCTTCACCCAGATGACGGAAGCCACGTTAATCAAGACCTCGCCAGTTGCAGCGCTCCATGCTGCCCCAAGCGCCCCAAGATTTGGAATGAGAACAATGCTTAGCCCAATGCTCGTAGCGGAGCCGATAACGCAGATCATCAAAAAATCAAGATCGCGCTTCATGGCTACAAGCGTTTGCACATACACTTGGGCGATAAAACCTGTAAGTCGGGCTATGGCTAAGATGCGAAACGCTTCAGCACCTACTAAAAACTCACGACCTAAAAACACATCATAGAACACTGGTGAAGCAAACCATGCTACAAGCACAATTGGCACGCTCATCGCTCCAAATAACCAGAAAGCACGCTGCTGCTGCTGCCTCAAAATCTCTTGTCCCTGTTCTTTCCACACCACAATACGCGGCAAGAGCAGGAGGTAGAAACTTTGTAGAAAAAAATCAAGACCTAAAATCAAGCTAAATGCGGTGCGATAGATGCCAGCTTCACGTGTGTTAGAGAGCATTTCCACGATTGGAACTTGAAAGAACGTAAAAAGTCCAGTAACCAACGCCGTCAGAAAATACTTCCATGATTCACTGAGAAGCTCTGGCAGCAGCGCACGCGGCGTACGAAACAGTGCCATGGAAATCGGAGCGCGACCAAACTCACGCCAGTATGCCAGCCAACTCAGTGCGACAACAACTGCAGTCGATGCAAAAGTGAAAGCCAAATCCAACCCTGCAGGTGCCCCCGGCTTGAAGATGAGAAAGATACCAATAGCAGAAAGGGTGGTCGCAAGGGCTTGAATGCCGTTCAGAACAGGCATCTTTTCAATGCCCACAAAGACAAAGTGAAGGAGTGAGGCGTTTAGCCAAAGAATGAGACTTGCCAGACACCATGCTGCTCTGCGAGGTTCATCTACTATAAGCCACACCGCAACGTTCCAAATCAGCATCATAGCACTTGCCACACATACTCGAAGTGTAACGATGGTCTCAACAAGTTCGCGTGTGCTATCGGCATATTTGTTTGCAGCGATGCGACGCGTTGCTACAGTATCTAGACCGAGTTGGTAGAGTATGCCAATTTGCAAGGCGGTGGTATGAGCGACACCTGAGATGCCATAGTTCAGTGCGCCCATACACTTTGCGGCAAAGGCAGAAGCAAAGAAGGCTAAGACTTTGGAGAGACTGTTAAGAAGCAGGCTCAGTGAAGCATGCCGAATAAACTGTGATTCATAAAGCCGCTTTAGCACTGTAAGCGTTTTCGCATATAGAGAGGGCTGCGTCTCATGTGGCTCTACGGGAAGGCTCATTGAACGGGTTTTTCGGTTTCACGCCACTGGAAGCCGGGCAAGTTCAAATCTTTACGAAAGAGCAAACGTTCGGGGTATTGCTCACCTTCGACATCGCCACGAATTAGAATGCGACGCACACGGTTGTTTTGAAAGTAAATGCTAATCTCATCGCCGCTTGAGGCATTAGCACCGCGTGGTTTGGAACCGTCGTAAGTGTAATACAAGCTCCGTGCTTGCCGATAGACATCCGCTTGTTGAATGCGCGAGCTATCATCAAACATAATCATCATATTGACACCAGAGACCTGACTGAACTTCAAGCCTGTTTTATCCAATGAATCTTTTGAGGCAAGAAACGCATTGCGATAGACAAAGACTTTCTCAATGCGCAAATTTTTTGCCACGCTCTTTGAGCTGCACCACGATAGAATCCCCCGTGAGTTGAGAGCGTTCAAACCAGACAATGGGATTGCCGAACAGTAAAATTTTTTGGTCTTTAAGTCGATAGATAGCGTTTTTAGCTTTGGCGTAGAGCTCTCTGCCCCAGCGAATGCGCACGCTGTCTTGCATCTCAACGCGCTGCACACTGTCTTTTTCGCCGCGATACGAATCCATGCGTGCAGCACGAATGAAGAGTGTATCAATTTTGCCGCTTTGTGTGCTATCGATTTTCGTAAGCAGGGGTTGTTCAATGATGAAACTGTAGCCGCGTGTGTTGAAGTGTTCAGCGTATCCGCCGGTGATGGTTGTATTATCGGCTAAATTCATAAGACGCACATTGCGAAAAGCCTGTGAGCGAGCATCATTGCGAAAATAGACCAGACTATCGCAGAAGACCATTTGCACACTATCTTTGAGCGAGACATTGCCACTGAAAACGGCGCGCCGTTCATTGCTGAAATAAATCCCTGAATCGCTTTTGAGCAAGACTTTGGTATCGGAGAGCGTTACATCTTTTTTGAGTTCAGAGCGTCTTTCATCAGGAAAATAGAAGCCCTCGTAGCCAGTAATTGTAACAGTATCGCGCACAATTTTGACATTGCTGACTACACGAATTTTGCGTGTGGTCAGATACTGCAGAGCTGTGTCGCACTCGACGGTGGTGGTGCTCTCTCGGAAGAGGACATTGCCGATTGCGGAGCGAAATTCTTCGCGTAGGGGGGGTGAGAAGGTGCTATCTAAAAACTCTCCGCCTGAAACTTCATCTGCCCGCTCCAAGATAACAGTAACAAGTTTGACGGTATCCTGTGCAGCCGTTGGCTTTGAACTTGGCTGTGTTTGTGCGCTGGCATGCAAGTGCAAGCACAAAGCAACCACGAGACTGAGTAACATGCCTACATGAATCCACCACGAAGTATTATTTTTGCACGCCAATTTCTTTAACATAAACAGAGTTCAGACTTGCGAAAACTGATTTTAGTTGCAGGCGCGCGGCCTAACTTTATGAAAATTGCACCCTTGCACCGCGAACTGCAAAAATCTCGAAACTATCACTCCATCATTCTCCACACAGGGCAGCACTATGATGAAAAAATGTCCAAAGTCTTCTTCGAAGACCTTGAGCTGCCGCAACCTGATATTTACTTGGGCGTAGGCTCAGGCTCGCACGCCGAACAGACTGCAAAGATAATGGTCGAATTCGAAAAAGTGCTGCAAAAAGAAGTCCCCGATATGGTAATTGTGGTCGGCGATGTCAATTCTACCTTAGCCTGTTCTATCGTTGCAGCAAAGATGCTGGTGCCAGTTGCACATGTCGAGGCGGGACTGCGTAGCGGCGATCGAACCATGCCCGAAGAAATTAACCGCATTGTTACCGACAGCATTTCGGATGTGCTTTTTGTCAGCGAGCCTTCTGGGCTACATAACCTAATCAATGAAGGTGTGCCCGAGGAAAAAATTTTCTATGTGGGCAACATTATGATCGATAGCCTTGTCTGGCACATCGATAAAGCAAACAACTCCAAAATTCTTGAAGAATTAGGACTTTCACCCAAAAGTTATACGCTGGTTACCCTGCATCGCCCAAGCAATGTTGATGAAAAAGAGAGCCTTGAGAAAATCCTGCGAATCTTTGAGGCTATTGCAACGAAGTCAAAAGTTGTATTCCCGATTCACCCGCGTACGCGCAAGATGCTTGAGTCTTTCGGACTGATGGAAAAAGCGCAAGCTATCTCGGCGCTGAAACTCATTGAGCCACAAGGCTACATTGAGTTTTTGAAACTCATGAAAGAAGCATCGCTTGTGCTGACAGACTCAGGTGGCGTGCAGGAAGAGACCACTGTGCTCGGAGTGCCTTGCCTAACGATGCGTGAAAATACCGAGCGCCCGATTACAATTGAAGTTGGTACGAATTTGCTCGTTGGCACCGATGAAGATGAAGTGCGTCGGGCTGCACTCAAGACGCTGAGCGGACATGTCAAACGTGGTAAAATTCCGGAAAAGTGGGATGGGCGCACCGCAGAGCGAATTGTCAAACATCTCAATGAGATTTTTTCAACTTGGTAGACGGCGCGCAACCACAGCATAGAGCGGGTCGCCAAACTGCGGGCTCCGGTCCAGCATTTGAATTCGATGCCAGTTCCCTGCACGCTCCAAAAAACTCTTGACAAGGTGCTGATGCTGTAAGTCGTCAGTATAGAGCCAGATAAGAATAGCTTTGGTTGGAAAACATCGATTAGAGAAGGTAATTACCAGCGGGGCGTCAGGCTTGAGCACGCGTCCGACTTCACGCAGCACCGCAACGGGGTTGGTCAGATAATCAATTGAGACACAAATTGCAGCCCCATCAAATTCGCTGTCCTTAAATGGTAAAACATGATTGACGTTTAGGTTTTGCACTACAAATTCAGCAAGACGTGGATTTGCGGCAAGTTCTTGACGGTTCATGCCCAAGCCAACCACGCGCCGATACGGCACGTCATCGGGCAAGTGACTCACCCAGCTGCTCATCAAATCTAAAATCGCTGAGTGAGGTGGAAAGTATTCGCGATAGAGTTGCGTTACAGCAGCAATAGCGCCATCATCAATATGCGTAACAAAGCGCGGCACACTGTAGAAAAGTTCATCTGGCGATTCATCTTGACGGCGAAATGCTTCTTTGGGTAAATCGTCTAACAGCATAGGTTTTAGGTTTGTTAATGTTGCACTAAAAGTTCAGCGCTTTAGCATAGCCTGTAAGTTCCACATAGCCTTTGCCAGTAAGTGTGTTTTTCCCGCGTGTGCCTGTAAGTCTGACACTGCCTTCCCAATACGTGATGCGCGTGGATTCTTGTGTGAGCAATTCTTGATCTTGCACAGTCGGCGTAATTGTTACTTGCAAATCCAGTTTCGGTATACTGAGCTTCCACTTCGCTGGGTAAGTAGCGCCAGACTTTTTAGAGCTGTATAGCTCTAAAACCTCGAGATTAAAATCGTCTTTTGTCAAATGTTGCGTTGAGCCATCAGCGGCAACAAATGTACCACTTGAAAATCGACCAATGCTGCCATCAGCTTGACGCAGGGTATAGACCATAAGCTCGGTGCTGTCAGAAAATTGCATCGAAAACCAATCCCAGCCAATGGAGTTTTTATCTAACTGTGAGGTGCCAAATTCGTGATCTTTCCAACTCTCACCCTCGACGGTGTAGCGCGTGCCGTTGAGCGTAAGCGCACCCGTAGATTTCAGGCGCGTGTAGGAGTAGTACATCGAAGCATTTTGCGGCGATTCACCTTTTTGCGAGTAGCCTTTTTCGCCGTGTAGCACCGCAGGTTTGAGTGCTTCGAGAATCAAGACAAGTGAGAGCGAATCACTTTCAGCTTGCAGGAGCATATACTTTCCGACATCTTGCACAGACCAATTGCCAATGAAGACTTTGTAGTAGTCTTCTTCGGCATTTGCTTCCCCGAAAGCGCCTCGCGACTGTTTTTCCTTGAAATAAAACTGGCGAGTGTCTTCATCAGTAACAGCAAAATGTGCAAAGTAAACATGCTTGCGTGAAGCGTCATCACTGGCTTTTGCATCTTCAAGTGAGAGTGCGGTGCGGAAAAAGGTCAGTTGATAGCCAAACTGACGTCCTTCTTTCGAAGTTAGATGACCAGTGTAATACCACCACTCTGTTCGATAGGCATGATGCGAGGCATGGTCTTTTGGCAGTGAAAGTGTGTAAGCAGGTGAAGCATACTCAAACGCGTTACGCTGCTGACAAGCTGTAATGATGACAAACGAGAAAAAAAGTATAAAACTAAGCGAGAGCAAAAGCAAGTATCGCTGCATATACGAAGTTTAGGAGACGTTGATACCTTAAGTTGAAAACTTTTATATTCCGACTAAACCCTTGAGACTGCAAACAAGTTTTATGGTAAATGCATACCAAAAGTTCAGGTTGCAGCGATTTTAAGCTTGCTGCTATCCTCATCTTTTTTACGCATCACCAAAAACAGTGCATGCGCTCAAGACATTATGAGAGAAACATAAAAACAAAGAAAGTGTTCAAGCCCTTGTAGCTCAGTGGATAGAGCAGCGGTTTCCTAAACCGTGTGTCGGCAGTTCGATTCTGCCCAAGGGCACACCAACCACACTAATAAAATATACGCTGCTAGCAGATGATAAGTATTTTGGTAGTAGACGATGAACATACAATTACAGAGTTCATTAAGGAAGCGCTATCTGAGGAAGGCTATCTTGTTGAGACGGCAGGCAATGGCAGAGAAGCCTTGAGCATCGCTAGAAAGTTTTCTCCTGATATTGTTATTCTGGACTTTATGATGCCCGACATGAATGGGCTGCAAGTACTTACTGAACTCAAAAAACTCGACGAGACCATACAGGTGTTGATGCTCACAGCTTATAACTCTGTGCCCACGGCGCTTCAAGCGATCCGACAAGGTGCTGCAGATTACATCTTGAAGCCCTTTGATTTAGACGCACTGAAAATTTCAGTAGATAAGCTGGTTGAGAAAATCACGCTGAAAAATCAATTGCGCTATTTGCAAGAAAAATGTTGCAAAACGCCTTGCAGGTTCAGACTTTGTGCTTTGCCCTTCGCCGCAGATGAGCAAGGTCTATGAACTTGCCATGCAAGTGGCACAGACCAATGATACTACAGTGCTCATTCAAGGTGAAAGCGGCACGGGGAAAGAACATGTCGCAAAGTTTATTCACTTGCAGTCCATGCGCAAAGCCAAACCTTTTGTGGAACTCAATTGCGCTGCCATCCCCGATAATCTCTTAGAATCAGAGCTATTTGGTTATGAGCCAGGGGCATTTACAGATGCGCGCGCCAAAAAAATCGGCTTGCTGGAATACGCTGATGGTGGTACACTCTTTCTCGATGAAATCGGTGATATGCCGCTTGCAATGCAAGCCAAAGTTTTGAAAGTCATTGAGACAAAATCGTTTCGACGCATTGGTGGCTTAAAAGAAATTAAGGTAGATGTGCGCATAATTGCCGCAACGAACAAAGATCTTGCGCTCGCAATTGAAAAAGGAGAGTTTCGCGAAGACCTCTACTACCGCTTGCAAGTTATGCCAATTGTCTTACCGCCACTACGAGAGCGCCCCGAAGATATTGTCCAGCTGGCTAATTTCTTTCTCAACACCTTTTCGCAAAGCATGCGAAAACGGTTAGAATTTTCTGATGAAGCCTTGCACGCCCTGTTAGGATATCCTTGGAAAGGTAATGTACGCGAGCTGAAAAATGTCATCGAACGCGCGGTCATCATCACTACTAACAACTCTGTCATTCACCCTGAACATTTGAGCCTACAACTCAAGCCTATGTCATCACACCTGACATCGCAGACGGCAAGTACATCTGCAGCCACAGTTGACACACCGCTTGATAGTGGTGTGCGTATTACACACATCCCTGATAATTTTTCCCTCAAAGAATATCTTGAACGCATTGAACGCGAGCATATCTTAGCAGCGCTGGCACAGACTGACGGCAACCAATTGCGTGCTGCTAAACTTTTAGGGATCGAGCGCCATGTTCTACGCTATCAAATGAAACGCCTCGGCATTGAAGCTCGACATGATCATCACAATTAACGTATGAACAGTTGTGCATATCCAGCGAATAATTTCAATAATTTCAATCGCTTGTCTGTTCGTCCTAACTTGTACACTCATGCCACACGTCGCTCCCACATCTGAAGCAAGGCAGACTAAACTGTTCGATTTCGATCTGCAAGGTCATCGTGGCGCACGCGGTCTTGCGCCTGAAAACACAATCCCTGCTTTTCTTAAAGCGTTGGAGTATGGCGTAAATACCTTGGAGTGCGATGTCGTAGTCTCCAAAGATAAGCGCATTGTAATCTCGCATGAGCCATGGTTCTCGCATGAAATTAGCACTGCCCCTGATGGCACTCCAGTTGATGCGACCACGGAAAAGCACTTTAACATTTATGAGATGACCTACGACGAAATTCTACGATTTGATGTCGGCAAACGCGGGCATGCGCGTTTCCCAAGACAACAGCCCATGCCCGCTGTAAAGCCCTTACTTTCAGAGATGTTCCGCGAAGTAGAATCCTATTGCAGCAAACATAAACTCCCACCTGTGCGCTTCAACATTGAGATAAAATCTACCCCTGAAGGTGATGGCAAATTTCACCCTGCACCTGAAGAATTTGCAGAACTGCTCTACAAAGAAATCCACCAAGCAGGAATGATTGCACGTACAACCGTGCAATCCTTCGATGTGCGTGCTCTACAAGCCATGCGCAAAATTGACTCCACGCTCTCACTTGCCTTACTTGTCGAAAATGCCCTGACGCTCAATGAAAATCTTTGGAGGTTAGGCTTTACCCCCGAGATTTACAGCCCCTACTATCGTCTTGTCAATGCTGAGCTTGTCAAAGAATTACGCACACGACGCATCAAGCTAATCCCTTGGACGGTCAATGAGCTGGAAGAGATGAAGCGCTTGCTAGAGCTTGGTGTAGATGGACTTATCACAGATTACCCCGACATTGCCAGTACTATTCATAAAAACTAATCAAGCTAACCTCTATGATTGTAATTGTCGATGATAACACCGACCTTTTAGAAGCACTTAAGCAGCTTTTTTCAATGACAAGTGAAGTAGCTGTGTTCCCAGCGGGCAAGCCTGCACTTAATTTTGTGAAAGAAAACAAAGGCAAGGTCTCCGTCTGTATTGTCGATTATGCTATGCCGGAGATGAATGGTGTTGAACTTGCACGCAAACTCAAAGAAGTCGATAAAGATATTTTTGTGATTATGATGTCAGGTTTTGTTGACTTCGAAAAAGTCGAGCCTTTTCTTAAAGAGCGCATCGTTTATCAATTTTTTACAAAGCCGCTCAATATCCCGGGGTTGGTAAAAGCAGCTGATGAAGCGGCTCGGTTGTATCAAAAGCGGCGTGTAATCTGAGGCTCATTCAAAGCGTACTTGTTCTGCAATAGCAAGGCGCATGGCGTAGCGTGCAGGAATCCAGCCCGATACCAGTGCTGTAATCATAACAAGCGCACCTGCCCCTGAGATTGCGGCAATCGG
This genomic interval carries:
- a CDS encoding UDP-N-acetylglucosamine 2-epimerase (non-hydrolyzing), with protein sequence MRKLILVAGARPNFMKIAPLHRELQKSRNYHSIILHTGQHYDEKMSKVFFEDLELPQPDIYLGVGSGSHAEQTAKIMVEFEKVLQKEVPDMVIVVGDVNSTLACSIVAAKMLVPVAHVEAGLRSGDRTMPEEINRIVTDSISDVLFVSEPSGLHNLINEGVPEEKIFYVGNIMIDSLVWHIDKANNSKILEELGLSPKSYTLVTLHRPSNVDEKESLEKILRIFEAIATKSKVVFPIHPRTRKMLESFGLMEKAQAISALKLIEPQGYIEFLKLMKEASLVLTDSGGVQEETTVLGVPCLTMRENTERPITIEVGTNLLVGTDEDEVRRAALKTLSGHVKRGKIPEKWDGRTAERIVKHLNEIFSTW
- a CDS encoding methyltransferase type 11 yields the protein MLLDDLPKEAFRRQDESPDELFYSVPRFVTHIDDGAIAAVTQLYREYFPPHSAILDLMSSWVSHLPDDVPYRRVVGLGMNRQELAANPRLAEFVVQNLNVNHVLPFKDSEFDGAAICVSIDYLTNPVAVLREVGRVLKPDAPLVITFSNRCFPTKAILIWLYTDDLQHQHLVKSFLERAGNWHRIQMLDRSPQFGDPLYAVVARRLPS
- a CDS encoding carotenoid 1,2-hydratase, encoding MQRYLLLLSLSFILFFSFVIITACQQRNAFEYASPAYTLSLPKDHASHHAYRTEWWYYTGHLTSKEGRQFGYQLTFFRTALSLEDAKASDDASRKHVYFAHFAVTDEDTRQFYFKEKQSRGAFGEANAEEDYYKVFIGNWSVQDVGKYMLLQAESDSLSLVLILEALKPAVLHGEKGYSQKGESPQNASMYYSYTRLKSTGALTLNGTRYTVEGESWKDHEFGTSQLDKNSIGWDWFSMQFSDSTELMVYTLRQADGSIGRFSSGTFVAADGSTQHLTKDDFNLEVLELYSSKKSGATYPAKWKLSIPKLDLQVTITPTVQDQELLTQESTRITYWEGSVRLTGTRGKNTLTGKGYVELTGYAKALNF
- a CDS encoding glycerophosphodiester phosphodiesterase; protein product: MPHVAPTSEARQTKLFDFDLQGHRGARGLAPENTIPAFLKALEYGVNTLECDVVVSKDKRIVISHEPWFSHEISTAPDGTPVDATTEKHFNIYEMTYDEILRFDVGKRGHARFPRQQPMPAVKPLLSEMFREVESYCSKHKLPPVRFNIEIKSTPEGDGKFHPAPEEFAELLYKEIHQAGMIARTTVQSFDVRALQAMRKIDSTLSLALLVENALTLNENLWRLGFTPEIYSPYYRLVNAELVKELRTRRIKLIPWTVNELEEMKRLLELGVDGLITDYPDIASTIHKN